A window of the Candidatus Tisiphia endosymbiont of Dascillus cervinus genome harbors these coding sequences:
- a CDS encoding leucine-rich repeat domain-containing protein, with protein sequence MASKFKNQQKKLTSDISFELEQAALKLINNLDKINLAHINLLNIAFKSITNLDIGQNHIGTAGAKALAEKLRQQQQAEADEKARQEAERLEQEAAKLKVIEEAKVKEYVPEIQVVKLFKVADGDNQFDNDDQATIKQVSNLIRDGNDRLQEHGKKGILLLGNTGAGKSTLAYVLTGRELQAIIDDETSELVIDAMQPLADIVIGHKLSSETKIPNKCFAKDKDLIIWDCPGFNDTDPVQEIANSFYIKRLFETTEQLKFVLVIPELVLNSAVERGSAFLATLSNFIKSFKDIGYIEGSISLVVTHVPPNKNIQHIKKSIDKILADNQGATDEHKALINKLKDNGSIYLFYKPTDEGELVVPDLLVAIDMSSKYSNAKGDMVNIAISKKAMECSSHLLNTASNNFNQLLEVIVKAIGNATKCSDVNPLNAFSENYNLVKDWIPSSIHYNNLLPGHNKDEYFLELELLSRLQKVFSKPIDSISNALINFQIAVEIFAEYAEPNNIQLQHQIQGYGYCLQQQYEYVKFFASVCKKAAELPDHAKIAELIIACHTKVTENLEYQVSSLNIDEDRLDQVYYHKAIKYLEDYQDSPACKNLKAIAYSCLATISEKDGENGALAYYVKAIEANSHLPKIYEKLGQLFFNKGEYAKAIDCYKVVNNEFSIEECFKAWLKQDKRNPDIKLKQAEYFESVGLFEKAKKCYHHAFSLSHDENFKAAAYKKISKIMDNVAAQGQNFATRADEHDFYNYDLVNEEFTNNLLGDLKCDLYC encoded by the coding sequence ATGGCGAGCAAATTTAAAAATCAACAAAAAAAATTAACAAGTGATATTTCTTTTGAACTAGAACAAGCTGCGTTAAAACTGATTAATAATTTAGACAAAATAAACCTTGCACATATCAATCTACTTAACATAGCTTTTAAATCTATTACTAATCTTGACATTGGACAAAACCATATAGGAACGGCAGGAGCGAAGGCTTTGGCTGAAAAGCTAAGACAGCAACAACAAGCAGAGGCAGATGAAAAAGCTAGACAAGAAGCTGAGAGACTTGAGCAAGAAGCAGCTAAATTAAAAGTCATAGAGGAGGCAAAAGTAAAAGAATATGTTCCAGAGATACAGGTTGTGAAATTATTTAAGGTAGCAGATGGGGATAATCAGTTTGATAATGATGATCAGGCTACTATCAAGCAAGTATCGAATCTAATCCGAGATGGTAACGATCGTCTGCAGGAACATGGCAAGAAGGGGATATTGCTGCTTGGTAATACCGGGGCTGGTAAGAGTACACTCGCTTACGTGCTTACTGGCAGAGAACTACAGGCAATTATTGATGATGAAACTAGCGAGTTGGTTATTGACGCGATGCAGCCACTTGCCGATATTGTCATTGGTCATAAACTATCTTCCGAGACTAAGATTCCTAATAAATGTTTTGCTAAAGATAAAGACCTAATCATTTGGGATTGTCCTGGCTTTAATGACACTGATCCCGTTCAAGAAATTGCTAACAGTTTCTATATTAAAAGGCTTTTTGAAACTACAGAGCAGCTAAAATTTGTGTTGGTGATACCTGAATTGGTTTTAAATAGTGCTGTTGAAAGAGGTAGTGCTTTCCTTGCAACGTTATCTAACTTTATAAAAAGTTTTAAGGATATTGGATATATAGAAGGCAGCATATCTTTAGTAGTTACCCATGTACCACCAAACAAAAATATTCAGCATATCAAAAAGTCTATAGATAAAATATTAGCAGATAATCAAGGAGCAACAGATGAACACAAAGCACTGATTAATAAGCTCAAAGATAATGGCTCAATATATCTATTCTATAAACCAACTGACGAAGGTGAGTTAGTTGTACCTGATTTACTTGTGGCAATAGACATGTCATCCAAATATTCTAACGCTAAAGGTGATATGGTCAACATAGCTATTTCTAAGAAAGCTATGGAGTGTTCATCTCATCTGTTAAATACTGCCAGTAATAATTTTAATCAACTATTAGAGGTGATAGTTAAGGCTATTGGTAATGCAACTAAATGCTCAGATGTCAATCCACTCAATGCATTTTCTGAGAATTATAATCTTGTCAAAGATTGGATACCATCATCAATTCATTACAATAATCTCCTGCCAGGGCATAATAAAGATGAATATTTTCTAGAGCTGGAGTTATTATCAAGATTACAAAAAGTATTTAGCAAGCCAATAGATAGCATATCAAATGCTCTAATCAACTTCCAGATAGCAGTGGAGATTTTTGCTGAATATGCTGAACCTAATAATATTCAACTTCAGCATCAGATCCAAGGCTATGGTTATTGCTTACAGCAGCAATATGAATATGTGAAATTCTTTGCTAGTGTTTGTAAAAAAGCAGCTGAATTACCTGATCATGCCAAGATTGCAGAGTTAATAATAGCTTGCCATACTAAAGTAACAGAAAATCTTGAGTACCAAGTTAGCAGTTTGAATATTGATGAAGATAGGCTTGACCAAGTTTATTATCATAAAGCTATAAAGTATCTAGAGGATTATCAGGACTCTCCTGCCTGCAAGAATCTTAAGGCTATAGCCTATAGTTGCTTAGCTACTATTTCTGAGAAGGATGGTGAAAATGGGGCATTGGCTTACTATGTAAAAGCTATAGAGGCGAATAGTCATCTACCAAAAATATATGAGAAACTTGGTCAGCTATTTTTTAATAAGGGTGAATATGCTAAGGCGATTGACTGCTATAAAGTAGTTAATAATGAATTTAGTATAGAAGAATGTTTTAAAGCATGGTTAAAACAAGATAAAAGAAACCCTGATATAAAACTAAAGCAAGCTGAATATTTTGAGTCTGTAGGTTTATTTGAGAAAGCCAAAAAATGTTATCACCACGCATTCAGCCTAAGTCATGATGAAAATTTTAAGGCTGCGGCTTACAAGAAAATTAGTAAGATTATGGATAATGTTGCTGCTCAAGGGCAAAATTTTGCCACTAGAGCAGATGAGCATGATTTTTACAATTATGACCTAGTAAATGAAGAATTTACCAACAATTTACTTGGCGACTTAAAATGTGATTTGTACTGCTAA
- a CDS encoding CPCC family cysteine-rich protein, which translates to MLNNKVNIIKIPCPVCNNPFFDSEDFPGSYFICPKCDWEDDDVQYYDANFEGGANDISLNQARMNYKLYGTSDPVRNVNKINISL; encoded by the coding sequence ATGTTAAATAATAAAGTAAACATAATTAAGATACCTTGTCCTGTATGTAACAACCCTTTTTTTGATTCTGAGGACTTTCCTGGCTCTTATTTTATATGTCCAAAATGTGATTGGGAAGATGATGATGTACAATATTATGATGCTAATTTTGAGGGAGGAGCTAATGATATTAGTTTGAATCAAGCACGGATGAATTACAAATTATATGGTACTTCTGATCCAGTTAGAAATGTTAATAAAATTAACATTTCACTATAG
- a CDS encoding SMI1/KNR4 family protein has protein sequence MGKYDYLKKYINFDQFDGKRPYNWFEKIDVDEIKIAENRLNFSFPISLKEFWLEIGHGSLPNPANLKDDFIGVHNNHFFSPQQIADIMLLKEESDYILPEAVEYIEEGYIKDDDIIFFEVADMSSFLVMKPSSDKPDAIYDEIGNLIEEHFERFIWRLYHESPDYYLHVHPDYLK, from the coding sequence ATGGGAAAATATGATTATCTTAAAAAATATATAAACTTTGATCAGTTTGATGGAAAAAGGCCTTATAATTGGTTTGAAAAAATAGATGTTGACGAAATAAAAATTGCAGAAAACAGATTAAATTTTAGTTTTCCTATATCTTTAAAAGAATTTTGGTTGGAGATTGGACATGGTTCTTTACCTAATCCAGCTAATTTAAAAGATGATTTTATAGGAGTGCATAATAATCATTTCTTTTCTCCACAACAAATAGCCGATATTATGTTACTTAAAGAAGAAAGTGATTATATCTTACCAGAAGCTGTTGAATATATTGAAGAAGGTTATATAAAAGATGATGATATTATCTTCTTTGAAGTGGCAGACATGTCAAGCTTTTTAGTAATGAAGCCTAGTTCTGATAAACCTGATGCTATCTATGATGAAATTGGAAATCTCATAGAAGAACATTTTGAGAGATTCATTTGGCGATTATACCATGAATCACCAGATTATTATCTACACGTCCATCCAGATTATTTAAAATAA